From a single Bryobacter aggregatus MPL3 genomic region:
- a CDS encoding GNAT family N-acetyltransferase, whose translation MRSVLKPETINFSIWSAPNADEYLEEQLERERHERDYQFIVMRKGTEIGGFISGRLLEGSIFVDSTYLGENLRKLQLGALLIYNGVETLAREASTSLVQFDVFESERVLRAWYRRLTAREQSRRGWWRIPPLAPVSRNYKISGLEESAAQRTRWGFSTIQITTSRASYVVGYLPNAYFRITDPQGVDDGELHTALHEVDPAREILFLGPRDVSLPPENLLATSIRLQVGVGAFLEALRKSIPSARLAS comes from the coding sequence ATGCGGTCGGTTCTGAAACCGGAAACAATCAACTTTTCGATTTGGTCCGCGCCGAACGCAGACGAGTATCTGGAAGAGCAACTCGAACGGGAACGTCACGAGCGAGACTACCAATTCATCGTCATGCGAAAAGGCACGGAGATCGGTGGATTTATTAGTGGGCGGCTGCTAGAGGGATCGATCTTTGTGGACAGCACGTATCTTGGTGAGAACTTACGGAAGCTACAGCTCGGAGCTCTCCTGATCTACAACGGGGTGGAGACTCTTGCTCGTGAAGCTTCGACGAGTTTAGTCCAGTTTGACGTTTTCGAATCGGAACGAGTCTTACGAGCCTGGTACCGACGATTAACAGCACGAGAACAATCTCGCCGTGGATGGTGGCGAATTCCGCCACTCGCGCCGGTCTCGAGGAACTACAAAATTAGCGGCCTGGAAGAATCAGCAGCCCAACGAACTCGCTGGGGTTTTTCAACGATTCAGATCACAACTTCCCGAGCGAGCTATGTCGTTGGATATCTTCCCAACGCCTACTTCCGAATCACCGATCCACAAGGAGTGGATGACGGCGAACTGCACACGGCTTTACACGAAGTGGATCCGGCACGGGAAATTCTTTTTCTGGGCCCTCGCGATGTTTCTCTCCCACCGGAAAACTTGCTTGCAACCTCAATTCGGCTCCAGGTGGGGGTCGGCGCGTTTTTGGAAGCTCTCCGCAAATCCATACCCTCTGCGAGGTTGGCTTCATGA
- a CDS encoding glycosyltransferase family 4 protein: protein MLNSMMITTVSISLPGALATIVSGLRANGWKVDALANGAASCSRCQVSYARCFQADLSRNPLHPSNLLAVRQIREVISSGHYGIVHVHTPVAAFVARFAIRRLPRHQRPHLIYTAHGFHFFRGNTWYRNQLFRLAEKMAGAWTDTLIVINEEDHAAARAMRLVPEKDLLLLPGIGVDLQKYSPESVTDVDVQCVRDELGLLENHVALVCAAEFIPRKRHIDLLHAFARLQDPNAVLLLAGNGRDQEHCRRLASQLGIESTVRFLGFRRDVPTLVKASRAVILCSDQEGLPLTVLEALAMGVPVIGTDVRGTRDLLLQGGGELVALGDRAALTSAMARFLADPLKAAELGAQGPAIAAKYDSRRIVEAHLRLYSDIAASSSRTEPICITRT, encoded by the coding sequence ATGCTCAATTCCATGATGATCACCACGGTGTCTATCTCCCTACCTGGGGCTCTCGCAACAATTGTGAGCGGACTGCGTGCCAACGGTTGGAAAGTAGATGCGCTTGCCAATGGAGCGGCGTCTTGCAGCAGGTGCCAAGTCAGCTATGCACGTTGTTTTCAGGCCGATTTGTCTCGCAATCCACTCCATCCGTCCAATCTCCTGGCGGTTCGGCAGATTCGCGAGGTGATCTCCTCTGGCCACTATGGAATTGTCCATGTCCATACGCCCGTAGCGGCGTTTGTGGCGCGATTCGCCATTCGACGTTTGCCTCGCCATCAGCGGCCCCATCTAATTTACACCGCTCATGGTTTTCACTTCTTCCGCGGGAACACTTGGTATCGAAATCAGCTCTTTCGGTTGGCGGAAAAGATGGCAGGGGCATGGACCGACACTCTGATCGTGATCAACGAGGAAGATCACGCTGCGGCCCGAGCAATGCGTCTTGTTCCAGAAAAGGACCTTCTCTTGCTTCCAGGCATCGGCGTCGATCTGCAAAAGTATTCACCGGAGTCTGTCACAGACGTGGATGTTCAGTGCGTACGTGACGAACTGGGTCTGTTGGAAAACCACGTGGCGCTTGTTTGTGCCGCGGAGTTTATTCCAAGAAAGCGCCACATCGACTTGCTTCATGCATTTGCCAGACTTCAGGACCCGAATGCAGTGCTACTGCTTGCTGGTAACGGTCGCGACCAGGAGCACTGTCGCCGACTGGCGAGTCAACTCGGAATTGAGTCAACGGTTCGCTTCCTGGGTTTTCGTCGTGATGTTCCCACACTCGTCAAGGCAAGCCGGGCCGTTATCCTCTGCTCGGATCAAGAGGGATTGCCACTCACTGTTCTAGAAGCTCTGGCCATGGGAGTGCCTGTGATTGGCACTGATGTCCGTGGCACCCGTGATCTGCTTTTGCAGGGCGGCGGCGAACTGGTCGCGCTAGGAGATCGAGCGGCACTTACCTCGGCGATGGCTCGATTCCTTGCGGATCCTTTGAAAGCTGCCGAACTCGGGGCACAAGGTCCGGCGATTGCCGCCAAGTATGACTCCCGGAGAATTGTCGAGGCTCACCTCCGCCTCTACTCCGATATTGCGGCCTCATCCTCCCGAACGGAGCCCATATGTATAACCCGAACTTGA
- a CDS encoding sugar transferase, whose product MKRLLDAVGLLLLLPVVLPIGLLVAVVIVFTLGRPIFFRQQRIGLNESPFLLWKFRTMLPEQGPDGGIRAPLQRINRVGWWIRRFSLDEVPQLMNVALGEMSIVGPRPLLRDHLGFMTVRERSRHSVLPGITGWSQVHAYGSAEPSKRLALDVWYAEHISFMTDVRVLLKTLSVVVFRPTAVHDTGFMTLDRREE is encoded by the coding sequence TTGAAACGTCTGTTGGATGCAGTTGGCCTATTGCTGCTCCTTCCGGTGGTCCTTCCTATCGGCTTGCTGGTCGCCGTGGTGATCGTGTTCACGTTGGGCCGGCCGATCTTCTTCCGGCAACAGCGCATCGGGCTCAATGAGTCGCCCTTTCTCCTATGGAAATTTCGAACCATGCTGCCGGAGCAGGGACCAGATGGAGGAATCCGCGCCCCCCTACAGCGGATTAACAGGGTGGGCTGGTGGATCCGGCGTTTCAGCTTGGATGAGGTGCCGCAATTGATGAATGTGGCTCTTGGAGAAATGAGTATCGTCGGGCCCCGTCCATTATTGCGGGACCATCTCGGCTTTATGACCGTGCGAGAACGGAGCCGGCATTCGGTTCTGCCAGGAATTACAGGTTGGTCGCAAGTGCATGCTTACGGATCGGCAGAGCCGTCAAAAAGACTAGCGCTGGATGTCTGGTATGCCGAACATATCAGCTTTATGACTGATGTGCGGGTGCTCTTAAAGACACTGTCCGTGGTCGTATTTCGCCCCACGGCCGTACATGACACGGGCTTTATGACTTTGGATCGGAGGGAAGAGTGA
- a CDS encoding GNAT family N-acetyltransferase gives MNTRILQASDPEWTELLRSIPHDFYHTAAYHAFSERVGEGDARMAVADEADRCFVWPYLQRRAQAAGCDPSAQWFDVHSVYGYPGPLTNSHADPAFIGRAVRSVLARWQEEGVVSVFSRFHPLLGNSSILRQAGFADAVVSNGRTVALDLTQSTEQFRAQYPISLRQRLNRAERLGVTTTVDEDFEHLDQFIDFYYATMDRNAASEGYYFPRSYFHALVRDIAPHMKLLLTRIQGQVAVASLFSACGTIAQAHFIMTNPEFMALSPSKSAIDHARIWAAEQGCLRLHLGGGRGGDSDSLFRFKAEFSPCHFDFDTCRLIVNQDAYSELSGERAAAASALCFSADAPAYFPAYRAALPTAKVSSNEVVHAF, from the coding sequence ATGAATACCCGTATTTTGCAAGCGTCCGACCCGGAATGGACCGAACTTCTGCGATCGATTCCTCATGATTTTTACCACACAGCGGCCTATCATGCTTTTTCCGAGAGAGTGGGCGAGGGCGACGCGCGAATGGCAGTAGCTGACGAAGCCGACCGGTGTTTTGTCTGGCCGTATCTCCAACGTCGGGCCCAAGCCGCCGGGTGCGATCCTTCCGCTCAGTGGTTCGATGTTCATTCGGTTTATGGCTATCCAGGTCCTTTGACCAACTCCCACGCTGATCCGGCATTCATCGGCAGAGCCGTGCGGTCCGTCCTGGCCCGTTGGCAGGAGGAAGGCGTGGTCTCGGTGTTTTCTCGCTTTCACCCTCTCTTGGGGAACTCCTCCATATTGCGGCAGGCAGGATTCGCCGATGCTGTCGTTTCGAATGGCCGAACCGTTGCTTTGGACCTCACCCAGAGTACGGAACAGTTCCGCGCTCAATATCCGATCTCCCTTCGTCAACGCCTGAATCGGGCAGAGCGGCTCGGTGTGACTACGACGGTGGATGAGGACTTCGAACATTTGGATCAGTTCATCGATTTCTACTACGCGACGATGGACCGAAACGCCGCCTCGGAGGGATATTACTTCCCACGATCCTACTTCCATGCATTGGTCAGAGACATTGCACCGCACATGAAGCTTCTCCTGACTCGGATTCAAGGACAAGTAGCTGTTGCTTCTCTGTTTAGTGCGTGCGGAACCATAGCGCAAGCGCACTTCATTATGACCAATCCAGAGTTTATGGCGCTCTCGCCTTCGAAGTCTGCGATAGATCACGCTCGCATCTGGGCTGCAGAACAAGGCTGTTTGCGCCTGCATCTTGGCGGAGGTCGAGGTGGAGATTCCGACAGCTTATTCCGCTTTAAGGCCGAATTCTCACCTTGCCACTTCGACTTTGATACATGCCGGCTCATAGTCAATCAGGATGCGTATTCCGAGCTTTCGGGCGAACGCGCGGCGGCGGCAAGTGCCCTCTGTTTCTCAGCAGATGCGCCAGCCTATTTCCCCGCATACCGGGCTGCGCTTCCTACGGCGAAGGTGAGTAGCAACGAGGTGGTCCATGCTTTTTAA
- a CDS encoding lipopolysaccharide biosynthesis protein codes for MYVREPISPSYIPTCEADKAPISCVGSSPGIAKNIYWVVCSQIAYAGSQWFFLWLLARYTGPSGVGAYAFGLAVAAPALMFAGLQLRALQATDTKNQFLSGDYLTLRLLGTFSVLAIFMALSCVTWKTNGAVIFLLGAGKCLEAISDGLHGFLHRMERLDLVSRSVLVKAASMAVLGGLSIWITADVRIACAAVSLSFFLTLIFYDVPLYKRIKAESGNNDPHLALRPSALRNLIWLGLPLGYVQLLVSLGANAPRYFLEKYYGEADLGIFAAMAYLIVVGQTLISAAGQSASPLLARLHTSGDIAAFRALMHRMLWMAVGVGGMGVLVALSAGVFFLTLLYGDRFAVGAPVLPVIMLAATALYVAWLLGFGLTAVREIKSQAYLLTLSTVVSLGASWILIGRYGLVGAGWAMFSGGAVQATGAGVLLHFALRARVLEGQR; via the coding sequence ATGTACGTAAGAGAACCAATCAGTCCGTCCTACATCCCGACTTGCGAGGCCGATAAGGCGCCAATAAGTTGCGTTGGTTCCAGTCCGGGTATCGCTAAGAACATTTACTGGGTCGTATGTTCCCAGATTGCCTACGCCGGATCCCAGTGGTTCTTTTTGTGGCTTTTAGCACGATATACAGGCCCCAGTGGGGTGGGGGCGTACGCATTTGGCTTGGCGGTGGCGGCGCCAGCGCTCATGTTCGCAGGACTTCAATTGCGAGCTTTGCAGGCAACGGACACGAAGAATCAGTTTCTTTCGGGCGATTATCTTACATTGCGATTGCTTGGAACGTTTTCAGTGCTCGCGATATTTATGGCTTTATCCTGTGTCACCTGGAAAACAAATGGGGCGGTAATTTTCCTTTTGGGAGCAGGGAAATGTCTGGAGGCGATTAGTGATGGCCTTCACGGATTTTTGCACCGAATGGAGCGATTAGATCTTGTTTCGCGTTCTGTATTAGTCAAAGCGGCGTCGATGGCCGTTCTGGGCGGCCTTTCTATTTGGATTACAGCCGATGTGCGTATAGCGTGCGCTGCCGTCTCTCTGTCTTTCTTTCTCACGTTAATCTTTTATGATGTTCCGTTATATAAACGAATTAAGGCGGAATCCGGTAACAACGACCCTCATCTCGCTTTGCGTCCGTCTGCCCTGCGTAACTTGATCTGGCTGGGACTGCCGCTCGGCTATGTGCAGCTTTTAGTTTCGTTAGGAGCCAACGCCCCGCGGTATTTTCTGGAGAAATACTACGGGGAGGCGGACCTGGGTATTTTTGCGGCGATGGCGTATTTGATAGTCGTCGGACAAACCTTGATCAGCGCCGCAGGGCAGTCCGCTTCACCATTATTGGCGCGACTCCACACCAGTGGCGACATTGCAGCGTTTCGTGCTCTTATGCACCGGATGCTGTGGATGGCCGTTGGCGTGGGCGGCATGGGCGTCTTGGTAGCACTGAGTGCAGGAGTGTTTTTCCTTACATTGCTATACGGCGATCGCTTCGCTGTAGGCGCCCCTGTATTGCCGGTGATCATGTTGGCGGCGACTGCGCTCTACGTAGCTTGGTTGCTAGGTTTCGGGCTCACTGCCGTGCGGGAGATCAAATCGCAAGCCTATCTTCTCACCCTCAGCACCGTGGTCTCTCTCGGTGCATCGTGGATATTGATTGGTCGCTACGGTCTCGTCGGTGCCGGATGGGCTATGTTTTCTGGCGGAGCCGTGCAAGCCACCGGGGCCGGAGTCCTGCTGCACTTTGCATTGCGAGCTCGGGTGCTGGAGGGTCAGCGATGA
- a CDS encoding glycosyltransferase, producing MSRPALRVLHVHSSLEKGGVETWLTRIVPLLDASRYRFDFAVHQFDGEVAESLRTLGSVIHPTGLPRHITRYWQELVGIARQGQYDVMHCHFLEHAGYAMLAGKMANIPVRVAHTHLDVAPLLPGTSVSWRAYWALSRLLVHKYATAGIAVSAAAGSSMFGDSWRSDSRWMSLPCGIDLESFRGIRLSPTCAALRTRLGIADDVCVIGHVGRFVRQKNHRFLLSLLQDTVSAGLNAVLLLVGEGPLETEIRHIAKELGVGERVYFYGPTGHVAAPLAAMDVFAFPSHYEGLGLAVVEAQAASLPCVVSQQVPDEAIVVPRLCSKVPLNDAQGWVVAIRRAFQRDVAAADENWRKVAASVFEIHSNTSALLGFYDQATATATAGNTAERMCA from the coding sequence ATGAGCAGACCGGCGTTGAGGGTACTTCATGTTCATAGCAGTTTGGAGAAGGGTGGCGTCGAAACCTGGTTGACGAGAATTGTGCCGTTGTTGGATGCCAGCCGGTATCGCTTTGACTTCGCAGTGCACCAATTTGATGGCGAGGTCGCCGAGAGCCTGCGCACGCTGGGGTCCGTAATCCATCCGACTGGACTGCCACGTCATATCACGCGGTATTGGCAGGAGCTAGTCGGTATCGCGCGGCAAGGTCAGTATGATGTCATGCACTGCCACTTCCTGGAACATGCGGGCTACGCAATGCTCGCGGGAAAAATGGCGAACATACCGGTGCGCGTTGCACACACTCATCTGGATGTGGCGCCACTTCTCCCTGGCACGAGCGTCTCCTGGAGAGCCTATTGGGCGCTCTCACGCTTGCTGGTGCATAAGTACGCCACAGCGGGGATCGCGGTGAGTGCGGCGGCAGGATCCTCCATGTTTGGAGACTCATGGCGTTCGGATTCTCGCTGGATGTCATTGCCTTGTGGAATTGACTTAGAATCCTTTCGCGGGATTCGGCTCTCCCCAACCTGTGCCGCGCTTCGTACTCGTCTCGGCATTGCGGACGACGTGTGTGTAATTGGCCATGTGGGTAGATTCGTTCGGCAGAAGAATCACAGATTTCTCCTCTCCCTCTTGCAAGACACAGTGTCGGCAGGGCTGAATGCCGTCCTGCTGTTGGTCGGAGAGGGGCCTTTAGAAACAGAAATCCGCCACATCGCGAAGGAGCTTGGCGTCGGAGAGCGAGTCTACTTTTATGGGCCAACCGGGCATGTAGCCGCGCCGCTAGCAGCTATGGATGTTTTCGCCTTTCCATCCCACTACGAAGGGTTAGGTCTGGCGGTAGTGGAGGCCCAAGCGGCGTCCTTACCTTGCGTCGTCTCACAACAGGTCCCGGACGAAGCTATCGTTGTGCCGAGACTGTGCTCCAAAGTACCTCTCAATGATGCGCAAGGGTGGGTGGTCGCGATACGGCGTGCCTTCCAGCGCGACGTTGCTGCTGCCGATGAAAACTGGCGAAAAGTTGCGGCTTCAGTCTTCGAGATTCACAGTAACACCAGTGCTCTTCTTGGCTTCTATGATCAAGCAACGGCGACAGCAACAGCCGGCAATACTGCAGAACGGATGTGCGCGTGA
- a CDS encoding GumC family protein, whose product MKLLGNENLSHSSTSEHLLLGSPAVHEPQLVTASWCLDILRRRKWTVAIAILMGGLAGLAIGIRAVPRYIATAVIEIQDYNSSFLNQKEMQVTADAPQQLSDVYLQSQLTILTSNTISSRVVDRLALDQDRAFTSQSESVAEQFVREFGLQPWLNSLDGPEHPSVIRRIFSLRPPGVMNAKAQAIEVLKKNLSAKPLPQSRMVQIAFASPDPKVSKLIVDTVAMTFSEFNGETRIARGKRTEDLLRHQIASAKAELDGRQADMQNYARISGLVILGGGTHAAEEKLRQVQADLTRIGAERAAREAELKISSTVSPETLGNVLDNPTIRDHSARLAAVRQELAENAALFTSDFPKVKRLAAQVKELERTLQSERDRLVQRIRNDYNSAVVRERLAAASYLDQTAVISEEAAKRVHYDSLKRDLEAGFSTYHDMTGRLQTAEVATALQSSNIRIVDAATVSALPGKPNLQLLLAFGLVCGLGLGVTAALWRERYELQRDGYQLPGQSPRRLLLPELGVIPAIQRTPRVAPWWSGNSRDTLSHAMAQSRGDASMVAEAYMSLGASILMDRSGQPVQALAFISDLPGSGKSTTVVNLAKGLAGVGKKVLIIDGDLRRPRLHTELNVPNNWGVSTLIAVPQELTLTPLNQLVRQTEIPGLCLLPSGPGVANPAKLLASGTLDILMQRLRREFDMVLIDTPPASLFADARFLGRQADGSIFVIRSRHNDPEEINRILQCFRKDRIPIIGTVLNEWRATENGVYRAAYAAYAT is encoded by the coding sequence ATGAAACTTCTCGGGAATGAAAATTTAAGCCACTCCTCAACCTCGGAGCACCTACTTCTGGGAAGTCCTGCTGTTCATGAGCCGCAGTTGGTGACTGCATCATGGTGCCTGGACATTCTCCGCCGACGGAAGTGGACGGTGGCCATCGCGATTCTGATGGGCGGCTTGGCAGGCTTGGCTATCGGCATACGGGCCGTTCCAAGATATATCGCAACGGCCGTAATCGAGATTCAGGACTACAACTCTTCCTTCCTAAATCAAAAGGAGATGCAGGTCACCGCGGACGCCCCACAACAGTTGTCCGACGTCTACCTGCAGTCGCAGTTGACGATCCTAACGAGCAATACAATTAGCTCCCGCGTGGTGGATCGACTGGCCCTCGATCAAGACCGGGCGTTTACTTCTCAAAGTGAGTCGGTGGCGGAACAGTTCGTCAGGGAGTTCGGTTTGCAACCGTGGCTCAATTCTTTGGACGGGCCAGAGCATCCGTCCGTGATCCGCCGCATTTTCTCATTGCGACCGCCCGGAGTGATGAATGCGAAAGCTCAGGCGATTGAAGTATTAAAGAAGAACCTATCGGCGAAACCACTGCCACAGAGCCGGATGGTGCAAATTGCATTTGCGTCTCCGGATCCGAAGGTGTCGAAATTGATCGTCGACACCGTGGCCATGACGTTCAGCGAATTTAATGGCGAAACTCGAATCGCGCGCGGGAAGCGTACTGAAGATCTGTTACGACATCAGATAGCATCTGCGAAGGCCGAACTGGATGGCAGGCAAGCCGACATGCAGAACTATGCCCGTATATCGGGACTAGTCATTCTAGGCGGAGGCACCCACGCCGCAGAAGAAAAATTGCGCCAGGTGCAAGCCGACTTAACGCGAATTGGCGCAGAGCGCGCTGCTCGAGAGGCTGAGTTGAAAATTTCAAGTACTGTCTCCCCCGAGACGCTGGGGAACGTGCTGGATAACCCGACGATTCGAGACCACAGCGCTCGATTGGCAGCGGTTCGGCAAGAGCTAGCAGAGAATGCAGCGCTCTTCACGTCGGATTTTCCCAAGGTAAAGCGACTGGCTGCGCAGGTGAAGGAGTTGGAACGAACCCTTCAAAGTGAGCGTGACCGTCTGGTCCAACGAATCAGGAACGACTACAATTCGGCCGTAGTAAGAGAAAGACTCGCAGCGGCTAGCTATCTCGATCAGACGGCAGTCATTAGCGAGGAAGCTGCAAAGCGTGTCCATTACGACAGTCTGAAGCGGGATCTGGAAGCCGGATTCTCAACCTATCACGATATGACCGGTCGACTGCAAACTGCCGAGGTGGCCACGGCTCTGCAGTCGTCGAACATTCGAATCGTTGACGCAGCGACGGTTTCCGCTCTGCCTGGAAAGCCGAACTTGCAGCTTTTATTGGCGTTCGGTTTGGTTTGCGGATTGGGCCTGGGCGTCACAGCGGCCCTCTGGCGAGAGCGCTATGAGCTACAGCGCGACGGATACCAGTTACCCGGGCAAAGCCCAAGGCGGTTGTTGCTTCCCGAACTAGGTGTTATCCCAGCAATCCAACGGACTCCTCGCGTTGCTCCCTGGTGGAGTGGCAATAGCAGAGATACTTTGTCTCACGCCATGGCACAATCACGCGGAGACGCGAGCATGGTGGCGGAGGCATATATGTCGTTGGGCGCCTCGATCCTCATGGACAGATCTGGGCAGCCGGTTCAAGCGCTTGCCTTTATCAGCGATTTACCCGGATCCGGAAAATCGACAACCGTAGTCAATCTCGCAAAAGGGTTAGCAGGGGTTGGTAAGAAAGTGCTGATCATCGATGGTGATCTGCGACGGCCTCGCTTACATACGGAGCTGAATGTCCCGAACAATTGGGGCGTGAGCACCCTAATCGCGGTACCGCAAGAACTGACCTTAACTCCCCTGAATCAATTGGTCCGTCAAACCGAAATTCCTGGCCTTTGCCTGTTGCCGAGTGGCCCAGGCGTAGCCAACCCGGCAAAACTACTGGCGTCCGGCACGCTGGATATTTTGATGCAGCGTCTCCGGAGGGAATTCGACATGGTTTTGATTGATACGCCGCCAGCGTCTCTCTTTGCGGATGCCCGCTTTCTCGGCCGGCAGGCTGACGGAAGCATTTTTGTAATTCGATCGCGACATAACGATCCGGAGGAGATTAATCGAATCCTGCAATGTTTCCGGAAAGATAGAATTCCAATTATCGGAACCGTTCTGAACGAGTGGCGCGCCACAGAAAATGGAGTGTACCGTGCGGCGTATGCTGCCTATGCCACCTGA
- a CDS encoding glycosyltransferase family 2 protein yields the protein MITVAIPIYNAAETLHWSLASVFAQTFQDWELFLMDDGSSDRSLDIALSVRDPRVRVVTDGSNRGLVERLNQSVGLAGRPFYARMDADDLMHPDRLQIQVDQLRDSNVDVVGSAVYVIDATGTITGVRKPGTGRRGLRQAQVHPTVAARTAWFRSNPYDPMFLRAEDLELWYRTQSYTRMYTNPDPLLFYRESGCFSLRKYTDGMRSLRKLHLKYGPAAQGWAATFADLGLTYAKTSLYRAAFAMGYEDRLVRGRAKSVGSGDLAAAHQILQTIGATVVPGLGVPAS from the coding sequence ATGATCACAGTTGCCATTCCTATCTACAACGCTGCGGAGACTCTGCATTGGAGCCTGGCCTCGGTCTTTGCTCAGACATTTCAGGACTGGGAGCTGTTCTTGATGGATGACGGTTCCTCGGATCGGTCCCTGGACATTGCGCTCTCCGTTCGAGATCCCCGAGTTCGCGTCGTCACCGATGGATCCAATCGCGGACTAGTAGAACGATTGAACCAGTCTGTCGGTTTGGCAGGGCGGCCTTTCTATGCTCGGATGGATGCGGATGACTTGATGCATCCGGACCGGTTGCAAATCCAGGTCGACCAACTACGAGATTCGAATGTCGATGTTGTGGGTTCTGCCGTCTACGTCATCGATGCAACAGGCACGATCACGGGTGTTCGGAAGCCTGGGACCGGAAGACGTGGACTTCGCCAAGCCCAAGTACATCCGACAGTCGCGGCTCGTACGGCCTGGTTTCGTTCCAATCCCTACGATCCCATGTTTCTCCGCGCCGAAGATCTCGAGCTTTGGTATCGAACCCAGTCGTACACGCGAATGTACACCAACCCCGATCCCCTCCTTTTCTATCGAGAGTCTGGGTGCTTTTCCTTGCGCAAATACACCGATGGAATGCGGAGTCTGCGGAAACTTCATCTGAAGTATGGCCCGGCTGCTCAGGGATGGGCCGCAACCTTCGCGGACCTGGGCCTGACATATGCCAAGACGTCGTTATATCGGGCTGCTTTCGCGATGGGTTACGAGGATCGGCTGGTTCGTGGCCGCGCTAAATCCGTTGGCAGTGGCGATCTCGCCGCTGCGCACCAAATTCTTCAGACTATCGGCGCCACTGTCGTCCCAGGACTCGGTGTACCCGCTTCATAA
- a CDS encoding right-handed parallel beta-helix repeat-containing protein: METRRQWVLSCAAISTGFAAEDATAMVQKRVDATPMGSTLDLENQLFAVRTIRLHSRMTLANARFLTIGTDIPLTAPVTIDGNAQLAEDITIRNVHIDGQREQQRNLHSVEDGGRDGFRIIGRAKRIRIDNCSAKRCATDGLKLFSDRVLSGDDRKLNFEDITISDCSFQENRRHGASADSIRQVRFERCDFLDNGTDIGASPGALDDGMIYGAGIDVEGYGVGSGVDGLSFVGCRFQRNARFGIQFWEPTDPESPGFLPRQNITIENCEIDGGVSPTHGKQALEFSQPQRNRWKSPVYANIKIINMRLKGTVILHAVDNVLIQGGDLQSPYPGFWGIGQNCRRLQVKEVRDYGKTFSHR; the protein is encoded by the coding sequence ATGGAAACTCGACGTCAGTGGGTGTTGAGCTGCGCCGCAATCAGCACGGGATTCGCCGCCGAGGATGCGACCGCCATGGTTCAGAAAAGGGTGGATGCGACGCCCATGGGCAGCACCTTGGATCTGGAGAACCAGTTGTTCGCAGTCCGGACCATTCGACTGCATTCCCGGATGACTCTGGCCAATGCTCGCTTCTTGACGATCGGAACGGACATCCCGTTGACTGCACCAGTGACGATCGATGGCAACGCCCAGTTGGCGGAAGATATCACGATCCGCAACGTTCACATCGATGGTCAACGGGAACAGCAACGGAACCTGCATAGCGTGGAGGATGGGGGCCGGGATGGCTTCCGTATCATAGGCCGCGCCAAACGGATTCGCATCGACAATTGCAGCGCGAAACGCTGTGCCACTGACGGACTCAAACTCTTCTCGGATCGCGTGCTCAGTGGAGATGACCGTAAGCTGAACTTCGAAGACATCACGATTAGCGATTGTTCTTTCCAGGAAAATCGACGTCATGGTGCTTCCGCCGATTCGATTCGTCAGGTACGCTTCGAGCGTTGTGACTTTCTGGACAACGGCACTGATATTGGCGCCAGCCCAGGAGCCTTGGACGATGGCATGATCTACGGTGCAGGAATTGATGTTGAAGGGTACGGTGTGGGCTCTGGCGTGGATGGGCTGAGTTTTGTTGGATGCAGGTTCCAGCGCAATGCTCGCTTCGGGATTCAGTTCTGGGAGCCTACCGACCCAGAGAGTCCCGGATTCCTGCCCCGTCAGAACATCACCATCGAGAACTGTGAGATTGACGGTGGAGTTAGTCCGACACACGGAAAACAAGCATTGGAGTTTTCGCAACCGCAGCGAAATCGCTGGAAGTCTCCGGTCTACGCGAACATCAAAATTATCAACATGCGACTGAAGGGTACTGTCATCCTTCATGCAGTCGACAACGTGCTGATCCAGGGCGGAGATCTCCAAAGTCCCTACCCAGGATTTTGGGGCATCGGACAGAACTGCCGTCGACTGCAGGTGAAAGAGGTTCGGGATTACGGCAAAACCTTTTCTCATCGCTGA